The Pseudomonas cavernicola DNA segment TTGCCGCCCATGCGTGTGTTTGCCGTTTTACTGCTCTGCCTGGCACTGGCCACCTGCGCCAGCCACATCCCCCAGATCCGCGTGGTGCAAGCCGCTGCGCCCGCCTTGGCAAGTCTCCATAGCTTTCAGTTGCTGCCCCCTGAGCAAGCGCTCAGCAGCGACCTGCCTTTGCGTGAGCATTACGCCCAGCTCGAATCGCTGCTGCACCAAGGCCTCGCCGAACGCGGTTATCACGAAAGCCAGCAGCCCGAGTTACGCGTGTATTACTGGCTGGCCCTGCGCGACACCCCATTGGAGTTTCGCGTCGACGCATCGCCACCCAACCCGCTCGGAGCCTACCAGGCCATCCACCGCCTGCACGATGAAACTGGCACCCTGCGCGTACGGC contains these protein-coding regions:
- a CDS encoding DUF4136 domain-containing protein codes for the protein MRVFAVLLLCLALATCASHIPQIRVVQAAAPALASLHSFQLLPPEQALSSDLPLREHYAQLESLLHQGLAERGYHESQQPELRVYYWLALRDTPLEFRVDASPPNPLGAYQAIHRLHDETGTLRVRLTDLNDQILWEGLASTGLSPAWDSAEQLQSAVVALLQQIPAAR